In Cervus elaphus chromosome 7, mCerEla1.1, whole genome shotgun sequence, the following proteins share a genomic window:
- the LOC122697444 gene encoding coiled-coil domain-containing protein R3HCC1L-like, translated as MFNDDGECLDPRLLQELSGNMKNRESIQEPRFDYYNHEVPDIDLSDCEFPHVIEIYDFPQEFRTEDLLRIFCTYQKKGFDIKWVDDTHALGVFSSLITARDALGSKHTMVKIRPLSQATRAAKAKARAYAEFLQPAKERPETSAALARRLVISALGVRSKQSKTEREAELKKLREARERKRLEAKQREAIWEGRDQSAV; from the coding sequence ATGTTCAATGATGATGGTGAGTGCCTGGACCCACGTCTTCTCCAAGAGTTATCAGGGAATATGAAGAACAGAGAAAGTATCCAAGAACCTAGATTTGATTATTACAACCATGAAGTTCCTGATATTGACCTCAGTGATTGTGAATTCCCACATGTCATTGAAATTTATGACTTCCCCCAAGAATTTCGTACTGAAGATCTTCTACGGATTTTCTGCACTTATCAAAAGAAAGGATTTGATATTAAATGGGTGGACGATACACATGCCCTAGGAGTATTCTCCAGTCTGATTACAGCCCGTGATGCTCTTGGTAGTAAACATACCATGGTGAAGATCCGGCCCTTGTCACAGGCCACAAGAGCAGCCAAGGCCAAAGCTAGAGCTTACGCTGAGTTTCTCCAGCCAGCAAAGGAGCGTCCTGAGACTTCAGCAGCCCTAGCCAGAAGGCTAGTCATCAGTGCCCTTGGGGTTCGAAGTAAGCAGAGCAAAACTGAACGGGAAGCAGAGCTTAAGAAACTGCGAGAAGCCCGAGAGAGAAAACGATTGGAAGCCAAGCAACGGGAAGCCATCTGGGAAGGCAGAGACCAGTCTGCAGTTTGA
- the LOC122697378 gene encoding coiled-coil domain-containing protein R3HCC1L-like, protein MQQEAERCRVRARRPDMALYVPEARRGIVLLKSGDEGKSCGPPNSVVKEEQREDSLSQKEIFQDKCKTPRLSINPDKKEHSCREGKKYSTKFKKDTCLQERKKDRVCTKRATAESKEVLSQGHQQRVFNTGIVPSVPLQRHFKPKKVECLEVETRDVIGHDGLLLSQSCSEISKAWVPNKPSTNVEISDIKRNELNGETFEDRNLENRMETDAKIMEILSQFPGDFNSVVKPESVISPVKQNSDSGIVQQGMQTLDGMLKHSNGAITTDSVPSSSDGIIGQTYVDLDAENVGDTANRTDSVSSQKGMDSIPETVGHLSHQMTMASKLESTNDISDPTTIRGCEENDSTADELCVKHESSDTAALAHETYTDNESESVRNITNKTCTMDITDTISDQRVGSPCVVAVRVADEACSNTGSFSDCLEMNADTALLHAAESGNDTENFSNLTACSDIYAESISSSFTESTGKLIESLSDCASSLPIKKITGSNCNTYLDSELSILNGTNVFSDSALGSDLDGTGDITEALHELKTAEEFQTEDGDSENVEFGISFPDIESVSKETSVEPKATDISHTERNAATEES, encoded by the coding sequence ATGCAGCAAGAAGCAGAGAGATGCAGAGTTCGAGCCAGGAGGCCTGACATGGCACTTTATGTACCCGAAGCTCGAAGGGGTATAGTACTACTGAAATCAGGTGACGAGGGAAAAAGCTGTGGTCCACCTAACTCCGTGGTGAAAGAAGAACAAAGGGAAGATTCTCTCTCCCAAAAGGAGATCTTTCAAGACAAATGCAAGACTCCAAGACTAAGTATTAATCCTGATAAAAAGGAGCACAGttgtagagaaggaaagaaatattcaacgaaatttaaaaaagatacatgccttcaagaaagaaagaaagatagggTTTGTACTAAGAGGGCAACTGCAGAATCCAAAGAAGTATTATCCCAAGGACATCAGCAAAGAGTCTTCAATACTGGGATTGTACCTAGCGTACCTTTACAAAGACATTTTAAACCAAAGAAGGTAGAGTGTTTGGAGGTTGAAACCAGAGATGTGATAGGACATGATGGGTTGCTTCTATCTCAATCTTGTTCAGAAATCAGTAAGGCTTGGGTTCCAAACAAGCCATCCACAAACGTGGAAATCTCTGATATCAAGAGAAATGAACTAAATGGGGAAACATTTGAAGatagaaatttggaaaacagaatggaaactGATGCCAAGATTATGGAGATACTATCCCAGTTTCCTGGAGATTTTAATTCTGTGGTGAAACCTGAGAGTGTGATCTCACCAGTAAAACAAAACTCTGATTCTGGAATTGTACAACAAGGCATGCAAACATTAGATGGAATGCTGAAGCACAGCAATGGCGCCATCACTACTGATTCTGTTCCTAGCAGTTCAGATGGTATCATTGGTCAGACTTATGTAGACTTGGATGCTGAGAATGTTGGTGATACAGCCAATAGGACAGACTCCGTCTCGAGTCAGAAAGGTATGGATTCCATTCCTGAGACTGTGGGTCACCTCTCTCATCAAATGACTATGGCCAGCAAATTAGAGAGCACAAATGACATTTCTGATCCAACAACGATTAGAGGGTGTGAGGAGAATGACAGCACTGCTGATGAGTTATGTGTGAAGCATGAATCTTCTGATACAGCTGCCCTTGCTCATGAAACATATACAGATAATGAGTCCGAGAGTGTACGTAACATTACCAATAAGACATGTACAATGGACATTACAGATACCATATCTGATCAAAGGGTAGGCAGCCCTTGTGTAGTTGCAGTTAGAGTAGCAGATGAAGCTTGTAGCAACACAGGGAGTTTCTCAGACTGTTTAGAAATGAATGCAGATACAGCCCTTCTTCATGCAGCTGAAAGTGGGAATGACACTGAAAATTTCAGTAACCTGACTGCTTGCTCAGATATCTATGCTGAGAGTATTTCATCTAGTTTCACAGAGTCAACAGGAAAGTTGATAGAGAGCTTGTCAGATTGTGCTTCCTCCTTACCTATAAAGAAGATAACTGGTAGTAATTGTAACACTTATTTGGACTCTGAACTCAGTATATTAAATGGGACAAACGTATTTTCAGATAGTGCCTTGGGCAGTGATCTTGATGGTACTGGTGATATAACAGAGGCATTACATGAACTTAAGACTGCTGAAGAGTTCCAAACAGAAGATGGTGACTCAGAGAATGTGGAATTTGGTATATCCTTTCCTGATATAGAATCAGTATCTAAGGAAACATCTGTGGAGCCAAAAGCAACAGATATATCTCACACAGAAAGAAATGCTGCTACTGAGGAGAGCTGA